The following nucleotide sequence is from Gloeocapsa sp. PCC 7428.
TAGCCGGATAATCCTAAATGCGGTGCAGTAAAATCAAGGCGTACTTTTGCCCAATGTGCGTCTTGTTGCGATCGCGCTAACCACAACTGCAAGCGTTTCGCCGGAATTGGTTGTAGAATCTTACGCAATAAACCTCGCGATGCGGTTTCGCCCAACTGCACAATCTGCCCGTGCTTCTCAAATTCTAGCCAATTCCAGCCTTCGCGCATCCAAATTTCGCGTTCCGCGATTTGTTCAAACTTCTTTACACCTGCCCAACCGCGATAATATTTATATAACTCAGCCACCGCACCCTGACGATGTATAAGCGTATCTAAAATTTCGGGTTCGAGGTGTCCCCAGTAATGTCCTTGCGGTAAGTCTACTAATGTTGGAGCATATTGATGTCCGCCAAAGTGACTACATCGCCAAACGCGCAAATCTTCGCTAGAATTCTTAGCGTATCGACCGAGTTGTTTGTAAATCGGAAAGCCAAACCGCGCGCAGGCGGCATCAACATTCCCGTGCGTACAAACTAAAATATCTCTAGTTGAATAACTCTGACGATATCGTTCAAAGGCTTCTAGCTCATTCGGCTGCTGGATAATCTGGTGTAAAATTGCGATCGCTAACCGCGTACTCTCTACGGTGGGAACCAAATATTCTTGTTTGGTAAATTCACTGAAAAACTGCTGTGTTTTGTGGTAATATAATATACGAGTGTATCCAGGTTGCGAATACTCGCGTTCAGGCGCGATCGCGATCGCTTTCAGCTTAATGCCATGATTCAGTATCAGCTTGCGAATAAGCTTGAATATCGGTTGCGTCTGCGGATTTTCTGCGAGTAATTGTGGCGACCAAGGTTGCGGAATCTCCATAATCAGCCAATGATCAGCATAACTTGCCGAACCAATTGGGTCTTCGCCATTCGCCCTAGAAACTTCTGAACAAAATCGACACTCGGACGGTAGAGTTGAAATTGACATGATAATAGTAGAGGATGGTAATGGGTAATGGGTAATTGTTTAAAGACTATTTGCCATTCACTACTTCCTACTGCCCACTCTCTATCATCGTCTCACCCAGCCATTAATTGTAAAGCGACTATCGATAAAAGCTTGGGATGGACATTGAATTGGGCGGACTTCATGCATATAACGACTGAGAAAAAAGACAACAGTATTATTTTCAG
It contains:
- a CDS encoding sucrase ferredoxin produces the protein MSISTLPSECRFCSEVSRANGEDPIGSASYADHWLIMEIPQPWSPQLLAENPQTQPIFKLIRKLILNHGIKLKAIAIAPEREYSQPGYTRILYYHKTQQFFSEFTKQEYLVPTVESTRLAIAILHQIIQQPNELEAFERYRQSYSTRDILVCTHGNVDAACARFGFPIYKQLGRYAKNSSEDLRVWRCSHFGGHQYAPTLVDLPQGHYWGHLEPEILDTLIHRQGAVAELYKYYRGWAGVKKFEQIAEREIWMREGWNWLEFEKHGQIVQLGETASRGLLRKILQPIPAKRLQLWLARSQQDAHWAKVRLDFTAPHLGLSGYYEARVEISGQIMTAIRSDTNMQLVPVNQYQVTELNKVVLGKQAIKDS